The following coding sequences lie in one Rutidosis leptorrhynchoides isolate AG116_Rl617_1_P2 chromosome 4, CSIRO_AGI_Rlap_v1, whole genome shotgun sequence genomic window:
- the LOC139841990 gene encoding serine/threonine-protein phosphatase 7 long form homolog, with protein MLIYVGEATVTLQDVQVVWGLPIEGEVVSGIWYETNDTNWIPLVVTYLGIAPQDIAALAQNVGDTIESHQQRARVYILALMGGVLFSDSNAYDVPLSFLHTIIDLSPDRRISWGSAVLAHLYRNLCKAATNDQAKAINENLALHEIPPIRAPYGSRWHGKRTNKSTPAHVLPAYRSVLAALTPRQFIWQPYDAVLLSRLPRQCTADRALWSYRGAIIFWATIETHLPDRVCRAIAPHITYIGQWNDRANRVFVGRDGGSVSRDYFDWYKARTVFHITDLGIDEGTNTYPNWAGTTNVYEEGLWRMQDMAFAQMQPNSQPNPQPFFDMPH; from the exons atgtTAATATATGTAGGAGAAGCAACTGTAACATTGCAAGACGTTCAGGTTGTATGGGGTTTACCGATAGAAGGAGAGGTTGTATCTGGTATTTGGTATGAAACGAATGATACGAATTGGATACCGTTAGTCGTTACCTACTTAGGGATCGCCCCTCAAGATATTG CGGCGTTGGCACAAAATGTTGGAGACACTATCGAATCTCACCAACAGCGGGCTAGAGTATACATTTTAGCTCTGATGGGCGGCGTTCTATTTTCTGATTCTAATGCGTACGATGTCCCTTTGAGTTTCTTGCATACCATCATTGACTTGAGTCCAGATAGACGTATAAGTTGGGGTAGTGCGGTTCTCGCACATCTTTATAGAAATTTGTGTAAAGCGGCCACAAACGATCAAGCCAAGGCCATTAATG AGAACCTGGCATTGCACGAGATTCCACCGATTCGTGCCCCCTATGGTTCGAG GTGGCATGGTAAACGGACAAACAAAAGTACGCCAGCACATGTATTGCCTGCGTATCGCTCCGTACTTGCGGCGTTAACGCCTAGACAG TTTATATGGCAACCATATGATGCTGTGTTACTGAGCCGACTACCCCGTCAGTGCACAGCTGACAGAGCCTTATGGTCATACCGTGGCGCGATTATATTCTGGGCTACTATTGAGACACATCTACCAGATCGGGTCTGCAG GGCTATTGCCCCGCACATCACGTACATCGGACAATGGAATGACCGAGCCAACCGTGTATTTGTTGGTAGGGATGGTGGGAGTGTGAGTAGGGATTACTTTGACTGGTACAAGGCTCGCACAGTTTTTCACATTACAGATCTCGGAATCGATGAGGGCACCAACACATATCCTAATTGGGCAGGGACTACTAATGTATAT GAGGAAGGGCTTTGGAGGATGCAAGATATGGCATTTGCACAAATGCAACCAAACAGTCAACCTAACCCGCAACCATTTTTTGACATGCCACATTAG